Proteins encoded within one genomic window of Brassica rapa cultivar Chiifu-401-42 chromosome A09, CAAS_Brap_v3.01, whole genome shotgun sequence:
- the LOC103842525 gene encoding RNA-binding protein 28 isoform X2 produces the protein MGKNTKKERKDGEEKSQHSAATVCVSGLPYSFTNAQLEEAFSDVGPVRLCFMVTNKGSNEHRGFAFVKFALPEDANRAIELKNGSTVGGRRITVKQATHRPSLKERRTKAAQGVSLPDSSQAESDDNKDSLVPETVTETETDKQVPPPEKKIEKPLERKKPTKPAKLLVDLADKETCSDKQRVARTVIFGGLVNAEMAEAVHSRVKKIGTVCSVRYPLPKEELQQNGLTQDGCRAEASAVLFTSVKSACAAVATLHQTEIKGNLIWARQLGGEGSKAQKWKLIIRNLPFKAKPSEIKEVFSAVGFVWDVFVPKNIETGLPKGFAFVKFTCKRDAENAIQKFNGHMFSKRPIAVDWAVPKNLYNGAADAATAPEDGEKDGSDGDSDNSSVDLEEVDDAVESHQSSGDDTDNDEEDGSNKPSESDALVKDAETDVNFEEEADVARKVLKNLLGSSKVTIASQGGETEESDINILEDSSTKPVVESSGVSEPLKSSKTKEAAPKETQENDDFKRTVFISNIPFDVSKEEVTQRFTAFGQVESLFLVLHPVTKRPKGTAFLKFKTADASDAAISAASSASGVGVLLKGRQLSVMRAVDKKSAKDIGLEKTKEKNIDHRNLYLAKEGQILEGTPAAEGVSAEDMDRRRRLHENKMKKLQSPNFHVSKTRIVIYNLPKSMDEKQLQKLLVDAVTSRATKQKPTIRQIKFLQNEKKGKVDTKNYSRGVAFVEFTEPDHALVALRVLNNNPETFGPQHRPVIEFAVDNVQKLKVHKANQQQQRNRYNESREQRENGEAQGEDNHPGNDLKRRTRDGDNTGSVEENANGYKKRKPMRPREQRREESKPEEKSSLSVKEDARNKRPTRAQENTKEPASNQKGQWKKRQQDASEKPDEKKISKDVSDAPRKRKFEEVRGGDNVNGQRKRKNQNERKKKQGGPPEVVDKLDMLIEQYRSKFTQSSTKTGPQKQSSGQVRRWFQS, from the exons ATGGGGAAGAACACGAAGAAAGAGAGGAAAGATGGAGAAGAAAAATCTCAACACTCTGCTGCCACTGTGTGCGTCTCTGGCTTGCCTTATTCCTTCACCAACGCTCAG CTCGAAGAAGCCTTTAGCGACGTTGGTCCCGTCAGGCTTTGCTTCATGGTCACAAACAAAG GATCAAACGAACATCGTGGCTTTGCTTTTGTTAAATT tgCTTTGCCAGAAGATGCTAACCGTGCCATTGAGCTGAAGAACGGTTCTACTGTTGGCGGCCGTAGGATTACAGTTAAACAAGCCACGCACAGGCCTTCTCTTAAAGAGCGTCGTACTAAAGCAGCCCAAG GAGTCTCATTACCTGATAGTTCCCAGGCAGAGAGTGACGATAACAAGGACAGTTTGGTCCCTGAGACTGTGACTGAGACTGAGACAGACAAGCAAG TTCCTCCACCGGAGAAGAAAATAGAGAAGCCACTTGAGCGCAAAAAACCTACAAAGCCAGCAAAGCTTCTTGTTGATTTAGCTGATAAAGAGACATGTTCAGACAAGCAAAG AGTTGCAAGAACTGTAATCTTTGGTGGCCTTGTTAATGCTGAGATGGCAGAGGCAGTGCATAGCCGTGTCAAAAAGATTGGCACTGTGTGCTCCGTCAGATATCCCCTCCCCAAAGAGGAGCTTCAACAAAATG GTCTTACCCAGGACGGATGCAGGGCAGAAGCATCAGCTGTTCTCTTTACGAGTGTCAAATCTGCTTGTGCTGCTGTTGCAACACTACATCAGACAGAGATAAAGGGAAATCTCATTTGGGCGCGTCAGCTCGGTGGGGAG GGATCAAAGGCTCAGAAGTGGAAGCTTATTATCCGAAATCTTCCTTTCAAG GCTAAACCTAGTGAAATTAAAGAGGTCTTTTCAGCAGTAGGGTTTGTCTGGGATGTttttgttcctaaaaatattgaaacTGG GCTACCTAAGGGGTTTGCATTTGTCAAATTCACGTGTAAGAGAGATGCAGAAAAT GCAATACAAAAGTTCAACGGGCACATGTTCAGTAAAAGACCTATAGCTGTAGACTGGGCTGTACCTAAGAATCTCTATAATGGTGCCGCTGATGCCGCCACTGCTCCAGAAGATG GTGAAAAAGATGGAAGTGATGGGGACAGTGATAATAGTAGTGTTGATTTGGAGGAGGTTGATGATGCTGTTGAGAGCCACCAATCTTCAGGAGATGATACTGACAATGATGAGGAGGACGGCAGTAACAAACCGAGTGAATCAGATGCACTGGTGAAAGATGCTGAGACCGATGTGAATTTTGAAGAGGAGGCCGATGTTGCGAGAAAGGTGCTTAAGAACTTGCTTGGGTCTTCAAAAGTAACAATTGCATCTCAGGGTGGAGAGACAGAGGAATCAGATATAAACATACTCGAGGATTCATCAACTAAGCCTGTCGTTGAATCTTCTGGTGTCTCTGAACCTTTGAAATCCAGTAAAACCAAAGAGGCGGCTCCCAAAGAAACGCAGGAAAATGATGATTTCAAGAGAACTGTATTTATAAGCAACATCCCGTTTGATGTTAGCAAGGAGGAAGTCACACAGAGGTTTACCGCATTTGGGCAAGTTGAATCTTTATTCCTAGTTCTCCACCCAGTCACAAA ACGACCAAAAGGGACCGCTTTTCTCAAGTTCAAAACAGCAGATGCATCAGATGCAGCCATATCAGCTGCCAGTAGTGCCTCAGGTGTTGGTGTCCTTCTTAAAGGAAGGCAACTGAGCGTTATGAGGGCTGTGGATAAGAAGTCCGCAAAGGACATAGGACTCGAAAAGACAAAGGAGAAGAACATTGACCATCGGAATCTTTATCTTGCTAAG GAAGGTCAGATCCTTGAAGGTACACCTGCTGCTGAGGGTGTGTCTGCAGAAGATATGGACAGGCGACGAAG ATTGCATGAAAACAAGATGAAAAAGCTTCAGTCTCCTAACTTCCATGTATCTAAAACGAGGattgtaatttataatttaccaAAGTCCATGGATGAAAAGCAACTACAGAAGCTCTTAGTCGATGCTGTTACCTCCCGAGCTACAAAGCAGAAGCCAACCATCCGACAG ATCAAGTTCTTACAAAACGAGAAGAAGGGTAAAGTTGACACGAAGAACTACTCACGTGGAGTTGCTTTTGTTGAGTTCACCGAGCCTGACCATGCTCTTGTGGCCCTGAGAGTACTTAACAACAATCCTG AGACGTTTGGCCCTCAACATCGTCCCGTTATAGAATTTGCTGTTGATAACGTCCAGAAGCTGAAGGTACACAAAGCTAACCAGCAGCAGCAACGCAATAGATACAATGAATCTAGGGAGCAGCGAGAGAACGGCGAAGCGCAGGGAGAGGACAATCATCCTGGCAATGATCTAAAACGAAGAACGAGGGATGGAGATAACACTGGTTCAGTGGAAGAGAATGCAAACGGGTATAAGAAGAGGAAACCTATGCGCCCACGTgaacagaggagagaagaaTCAAAACCAGAGGAGAAGAGCAGTCTCTCTGTGAAAGAAGATGCAAGGAACAAGAGGCCTACACGTGCAcaagaaaatacaaaagaaCCGGCTTCAAACCAGAAAGGCCAGTGGAAGAAGAGACAGCAAGATGCTTCTGAGAAACCAGATGAGAAGAAGATATCCAAAGATGTGAGCGATGCGCCAAGAAAGAGAAAGTTTGAGGAGGTTAGAGGCGGAGATAATGTAAACGGGCAAAGGAAGAGAAAGAATCAGAacgagaggaagaagaagcaaggTGGACCCCCCGAGGTTGTGGACAAGCTGGATATGCTGATCGAGCAGTACAGGTCTAAGTTCACCCAGAGCTCAACCAAAACCGGTCCACAGAAACAGAGTTCCGGTCAAGTCAGGAGATGGTTCCAGTCCTGA
- the LOC103842767 gene encoding probable cysteine protease RD19B yields the protein MMDHFRVCLLFVLFVSVSVCEKHHGRNDILIRQVVNGSESEPTVMSWEDHFALFKRKYGKVYNSHEEHQHRFWIFRSNFMRATRHQRMDPFARHGVTQFSDLTHSEFRRKHLGVKGAYTFSQHADQAPILDTKNLPGDFDWRDRGAVTPVKNQGACGSSWSFSTTGALEGAHFLATGKLVSLSEQQLVDCDHQCDPEVEGLCDSGCNGGLMNIASEYTFETGGLMREEDYPYTGTTDGDGICKLDKSKIVASVFNFSVVSSNEDQIAANLVKNGPLAVAINSAYMKTYVGGVLCPYMCSRSLNHGVLLVGYGSEGSRFKEKPYWIIKNSWGETWGESGFFKLCKGRNICGFGSLVSTV from the exons ATGATGGATCATTTCAGGGTTTGTCTTCTCTTTGTATTATTCGTCTCTGTTTCGGTTTGTGAGAAGCACCACGGAAGAAACGATATATTGATCCGGCAAGTGGTTAACGGATCTGAATCCGAGCCAACAGTGATGTCGTGGGAGGATCACTTCGCTCTGTTCAAGAGGAAATACGGCAAGGTTTACAATTCTCACGAGGAGCATCAACACAGATTCTGGATTTTCAGAAGTAACTTCATGAGAGCGACGCGTCACCAGAGGATGGATCCTTTCGCTCGACATGGCGTTACTCAGTTTTCTGATCTGACGCATTCCGAGTTTCGGAGAAAGCACTTGGGGGTTAAAGGCGCGTATACGTTTTCACAGCACGCTGATCAAGCCCCGATTCTCGATACAAAGAATCTTCCTGGTGATTTTGATTGGAGAGATCGCGGCGCAGTTACACCAGTGAAGAATCAG GGAGCATGTGGATCTTCCTGGAGTTTCAGCACTACAGGTGCGCTTGAAGGTGCTCACTTCCTCGCCACGGGTAAACTCGTCAGCCTCAGTGAACAACAGCTTGTTGATTGTGATCACCAG TGTGATCCAGAAGTGGAAGGTTTATGCGATTCTGGTTGCAACGGTGGGCTAATGAACATCGCCTCTGAGTACACCTTCGAAACGGGAGGGCTCATGCGAGAGGAAGACTATCCCTACACAGGCACTACTGATGGTGATGGGATCTGCAAGTTGGACAAGTCTAAGATTGTTGCCTCTGTGTTCAACTTCAGTGTTGTCTCTAGTAATGAAGATCAAATCGCTGCTAATCTCGTCAAAAACGGTCCTCTAGCCG TTGCTATCAATTCAGCTTACATGAAAACTTACGTTGGAGGAGTGTTGTGCCCTTACATGTGCTCAAGGAGTCTCAACCACGGTGTGTTGTTGGTGGGTTATGGCTCAGAAGGGTCAAGGTTCAAGGAGAAGCCGTATTGGATCATTAAAAACTCATGGGGAGAAACTTGGGGTGAGAGTGGTTTCTTTAAGCTTTGTAAAGGACGTAACATTTGCGGCTTTGGCAGCTTGGTTTCAACCGTCTAG
- the LOC103842525 gene encoding RNA-binding protein 28 isoform X1, giving the protein MGKNTKKERKDGEEKSQHSAATVCVSGLPYSFTNAQLEEAFSDVGPVRLCFMVTNKGSNEHRGFAFVKFALPEDANRAIELKNGSTVGGRRITVKQATHRPSLKERRTKAAQGVSLPDSSQAESDDNKDSLVPETVTETETDKQGISLPRFGLRVFSWFSLVSFINTFVFAASVPPPEKKIEKPLERKKPTKPAKLLVDLADKETCSDKQRVARTVIFGGLVNAEMAEAVHSRVKKIGTVCSVRYPLPKEELQQNGLTQDGCRAEASAVLFTSVKSACAAVATLHQTEIKGNLIWARQLGGEGSKAQKWKLIIRNLPFKAKPSEIKEVFSAVGFVWDVFVPKNIETGLPKGFAFVKFTCKRDAENAIQKFNGHMFSKRPIAVDWAVPKNLYNGAADAATAPEDGEKDGSDGDSDNSSVDLEEVDDAVESHQSSGDDTDNDEEDGSNKPSESDALVKDAETDVNFEEEADVARKVLKNLLGSSKVTIASQGGETEESDINILEDSSTKPVVESSGVSEPLKSSKTKEAAPKETQENDDFKRTVFISNIPFDVSKEEVTQRFTAFGQVESLFLVLHPVTKRPKGTAFLKFKTADASDAAISAASSASGVGVLLKGRQLSVMRAVDKKSAKDIGLEKTKEKNIDHRNLYLAKEGQILEGTPAAEGVSAEDMDRRRRLHENKMKKLQSPNFHVSKTRIVIYNLPKSMDEKQLQKLLVDAVTSRATKQKPTIRQIKFLQNEKKGKVDTKNYSRGVAFVEFTEPDHALVALRVLNNNPETFGPQHRPVIEFAVDNVQKLKVHKANQQQQRNRYNESREQRENGEAQGEDNHPGNDLKRRTRDGDNTGSVEENANGYKKRKPMRPREQRREESKPEEKSSLSVKEDARNKRPTRAQENTKEPASNQKGQWKKRQQDASEKPDEKKISKDVSDAPRKRKFEEVRGGDNVNGQRKRKNQNERKKKQGGPPEVVDKLDMLIEQYRSKFTQSSTKTGPQKQSSGQVRRWFQS; this is encoded by the exons ATGGGGAAGAACACGAAGAAAGAGAGGAAAGATGGAGAAGAAAAATCTCAACACTCTGCTGCCACTGTGTGCGTCTCTGGCTTGCCTTATTCCTTCACCAACGCTCAG CTCGAAGAAGCCTTTAGCGACGTTGGTCCCGTCAGGCTTTGCTTCATGGTCACAAACAAAG GATCAAACGAACATCGTGGCTTTGCTTTTGTTAAATT tgCTTTGCCAGAAGATGCTAACCGTGCCATTGAGCTGAAGAACGGTTCTACTGTTGGCGGCCGTAGGATTACAGTTAAACAAGCCACGCACAGGCCTTCTCTTAAAGAGCGTCGTACTAAAGCAGCCCAAG GAGTCTCATTACCTGATAGTTCCCAGGCAGAGAGTGACGATAACAAGGACAGTTTGGTCCCTGAGACTGTGACTGAGACTGAGACAGACAAGCAAGGTATCAGTCTGCCTAGATTTGGTCTCAGAGTCTTTAGTTGGTTTAGTTTGGTCTCCTTTATCAATACATTTGTATTTGCTGCTTCAGTTCCTCCACCGGAGAAGAAAATAGAGAAGCCACTTGAGCGCAAAAAACCTACAAAGCCAGCAAAGCTTCTTGTTGATTTAGCTGATAAAGAGACATGTTCAGACAAGCAAAG AGTTGCAAGAACTGTAATCTTTGGTGGCCTTGTTAATGCTGAGATGGCAGAGGCAGTGCATAGCCGTGTCAAAAAGATTGGCACTGTGTGCTCCGTCAGATATCCCCTCCCCAAAGAGGAGCTTCAACAAAATG GTCTTACCCAGGACGGATGCAGGGCAGAAGCATCAGCTGTTCTCTTTACGAGTGTCAAATCTGCTTGTGCTGCTGTTGCAACACTACATCAGACAGAGATAAAGGGAAATCTCATTTGGGCGCGTCAGCTCGGTGGGGAG GGATCAAAGGCTCAGAAGTGGAAGCTTATTATCCGAAATCTTCCTTTCAAG GCTAAACCTAGTGAAATTAAAGAGGTCTTTTCAGCAGTAGGGTTTGTCTGGGATGTttttgttcctaaaaatattgaaacTGG GCTACCTAAGGGGTTTGCATTTGTCAAATTCACGTGTAAGAGAGATGCAGAAAAT GCAATACAAAAGTTCAACGGGCACATGTTCAGTAAAAGACCTATAGCTGTAGACTGGGCTGTACCTAAGAATCTCTATAATGGTGCCGCTGATGCCGCCACTGCTCCAGAAGATG GTGAAAAAGATGGAAGTGATGGGGACAGTGATAATAGTAGTGTTGATTTGGAGGAGGTTGATGATGCTGTTGAGAGCCACCAATCTTCAGGAGATGATACTGACAATGATGAGGAGGACGGCAGTAACAAACCGAGTGAATCAGATGCACTGGTGAAAGATGCTGAGACCGATGTGAATTTTGAAGAGGAGGCCGATGTTGCGAGAAAGGTGCTTAAGAACTTGCTTGGGTCTTCAAAAGTAACAATTGCATCTCAGGGTGGAGAGACAGAGGAATCAGATATAAACATACTCGAGGATTCATCAACTAAGCCTGTCGTTGAATCTTCTGGTGTCTCTGAACCTTTGAAATCCAGTAAAACCAAAGAGGCGGCTCCCAAAGAAACGCAGGAAAATGATGATTTCAAGAGAACTGTATTTATAAGCAACATCCCGTTTGATGTTAGCAAGGAGGAAGTCACACAGAGGTTTACCGCATTTGGGCAAGTTGAATCTTTATTCCTAGTTCTCCACCCAGTCACAAA ACGACCAAAAGGGACCGCTTTTCTCAAGTTCAAAACAGCAGATGCATCAGATGCAGCCATATCAGCTGCCAGTAGTGCCTCAGGTGTTGGTGTCCTTCTTAAAGGAAGGCAACTGAGCGTTATGAGGGCTGTGGATAAGAAGTCCGCAAAGGACATAGGACTCGAAAAGACAAAGGAGAAGAACATTGACCATCGGAATCTTTATCTTGCTAAG GAAGGTCAGATCCTTGAAGGTACACCTGCTGCTGAGGGTGTGTCTGCAGAAGATATGGACAGGCGACGAAG ATTGCATGAAAACAAGATGAAAAAGCTTCAGTCTCCTAACTTCCATGTATCTAAAACGAGGattgtaatttataatttaccaAAGTCCATGGATGAAAAGCAACTACAGAAGCTCTTAGTCGATGCTGTTACCTCCCGAGCTACAAAGCAGAAGCCAACCATCCGACAG ATCAAGTTCTTACAAAACGAGAAGAAGGGTAAAGTTGACACGAAGAACTACTCACGTGGAGTTGCTTTTGTTGAGTTCACCGAGCCTGACCATGCTCTTGTGGCCCTGAGAGTACTTAACAACAATCCTG AGACGTTTGGCCCTCAACATCGTCCCGTTATAGAATTTGCTGTTGATAACGTCCAGAAGCTGAAGGTACACAAAGCTAACCAGCAGCAGCAACGCAATAGATACAATGAATCTAGGGAGCAGCGAGAGAACGGCGAAGCGCAGGGAGAGGACAATCATCCTGGCAATGATCTAAAACGAAGAACGAGGGATGGAGATAACACTGGTTCAGTGGAAGAGAATGCAAACGGGTATAAGAAGAGGAAACCTATGCGCCCACGTgaacagaggagagaagaaTCAAAACCAGAGGAGAAGAGCAGTCTCTCTGTGAAAGAAGATGCAAGGAACAAGAGGCCTACACGTGCAcaagaaaatacaaaagaaCCGGCTTCAAACCAGAAAGGCCAGTGGAAGAAGAGACAGCAAGATGCTTCTGAGAAACCAGATGAGAAGAAGATATCCAAAGATGTGAGCGATGCGCCAAGAAAGAGAAAGTTTGAGGAGGTTAGAGGCGGAGATAATGTAAACGGGCAAAGGAAGAGAAAGAATCAGAacgagaggaagaagaagcaaggTGGACCCCCCGAGGTTGTGGACAAGCTGGATATGCTGATCGAGCAGTACAGGTCTAAGTTCACCCAGAGCTCAACCAAAACCGGTCCACAGAAACAGAGTTCCGGTCAAGTCAGGAGATGGTTCCAGTCCTGA
- the LOC103842524 gene encoding SUMO-activating enzyme subunit 2 isoform X1 yields MDTQQQQQQQSFIQGAKVLMVGAGGIGCELLKTLALSGFQDIHIIDMDTIEVSNLNRQFLFRRSHVGQSKSKVARDAVLRFRPHINIRSYHANVKNPEFDVDFFKQFDVVLNGLDNLDARRHVNRLCLAADVPLVESGTTGFLGQVTVHVKGKTECYECQTKPAPKTYPVCTITSTPTKFVHCIVWAKDLLFAKLFGDKNQDNDLNVRANNAASSSKETEDVFERAEDEDIDQYGRKIYDHVFGYNIEAALSNEETWKNRTRPRPIYSKEVLPESLSQQNGTTQNCSATDDDSTVSAMPLLGLKNPQELWGLTQNSLVFIEALKLFFAKRKKEIGHLTFDKDDQLAVEFVTAAANIRAESFGIPLHSLFEAKGIAGNIVHAVATTNAIVAGLIVIEAIKVLKKDADKYRMTYCLEHPSRKMLLMPVEPFEPNPACYVCSKTPLVLEINTQKSKLRDLVDKIVTAKLGMNLPLIMHGASLLYEVGDDLDDIMVANYNANLEKSLSELPSPVINGSILTVEDLQQELSCKINVKHREEFDEEKEPEGMVLSGWTQSPATNGESASTSNNENEKAVDVTESSSGPEMASKKRRLSETQPENDKKETENVESDDDEIMEIENPVMVSKKKKRVE; encoded by the exons ATGGATactcagcagcagcagcagcaacaatcCTTCATTCAA GGGGCGAAAGTGCTAATGGTTGGAGCAGGTGGGATTGGATGCGAGTTACTCAAGACTCTTGCTCTCTCTGGATTCCAAGACATTCATATC ATTGATATGGACACTATCGAAGTCAGTAACCTCAATAGGCAGTTTTTATTCCGTCGTTCTCATGTTGGGCAGTCCAAGTCTAAG GTTGCCAGAGATGCAGTCTTGAGATTTAGGCCTCACATTAACATAAGATCATACCATGCTAATGTGAAGAATCCTGAGTTCGATGTCGATTTCTTCAAGCAATTTGATGTTGTTCTGAATGGACTGGATAACTTGGACGCAAGGCGTCATGTCAATCGCCTCTGTCTTGCAGCTGATGTTCCTCTTGTAGAAAGCGGGACAACTGGCTTCTTAGGACAG GTAACTGTGCACGTGAAGGGAAAGACAGAATGCTATGAGTGCCAGACCAAACCTGCTCCAAAGACATATCCTGTCTGTACAATAACCAGCACTCCAACTAAG TTTGTGCACTGTATCGTGTGGGCAAAAGACCTGCTCTTTGCGAAGTTGTTTGGCGACAAGAATCAAGATAATGATCTTAATGTGCGTGCCAACAACGCTGCTAGCTCATCCAAAGAGACAGAAGATGTATTCGAGCGTGCAGAAGATGAAGATATTGATCAGTATGGTAGAAAGATATATGATCATGTGTTCGGTTACAACATTGAAGCGGCGTTGTCCAATGAGGAGACATGGAAAAACCGTACACGGCCTAGGCCTATATACAGTAAGGAAGTCTTGCCTGAAAGTCTGTCTCAACAAAATGGGACAACTCAGAATTGTTCTGCTACTGATGATGATTCAACGGTCTCTGCCATGCCGTTACTTGGCCTGAAGAATCCACAGGAATTGTGGGGTCTAACACAGAATTCTCTAGTGTTCATAGAAGCATTGAAGTTGTTCTTCGCCAAGAGAAAGAAG GAAATAGGACACCTTACTTTTGACAAAGATGATCAGTTAGCTGTAGAATTTGTCACTGCTGCTGCAAATATCCGCGCTGAGTCTTTTGGAATTCCTTTGCACAGTCTTTTTGAAGCCAAAGGCATCGCTGGGAACATTGTTCATGCCGTTGCTACAACTAACGCCATTGTTGCTGGTTTGATTGTTATCGAAGCTATCAAAGTGCTGAAAAAGGATGCGGACAAGTACAG AATGACATATTGCTTAGAGCACCCAAGCAGAAAGATGCTTCTTATGCCAGTGGAGCCATTTGAACCTAATCCTGCTTGCTATGTCTGTTCCAAG ACCCCATTAGTACTTGAGATCAATACTCAGAAATCAAAACTACGGGATCTAGTTGATAAAATTGTCACAGCCAAGCTTGGAATGAACCTACCGTTGATTATGCATGGGGCTTCACTTCTTTACGAAGTTGGTGATGATCTTGATGATATTATGGTTGCAAACTACAATGCTAATCTTGAAAAG TCTTTGTCGGAACTTCCTTCTCCTGTTATCAATGGAAGCATTCTCACTGTGGAAGATCTTCAGCAAGAGCTATCTTGCAAGATTAATGTCAAGCACAG GGAAGAATTTGACGAGGAAAAAGAACCTGAAGGAATGGTTCTCTCTGGATGGACACAATCTCCAGCTACCAACGGCGAGAGCGCATCAACATCAAACAATGAGAATGAGAAGGCTGTTGATGTCACAGAGAGTTCCTCAGGACCGGAGATGGCTTCTAAGAAGAGAAGACTCTCTGAGACTCAGCCCGAGAATGATAAGAAAGAAACAGAGAACGTCGagagtgatgatgatgagatcATGGAGATTGAAAATCCCGTGATGGtcagcaagaagaagaaaagagttgAATAG
- the LOC103842524 gene encoding SUMO-activating enzyme subunit 2 isoform X2, whose translation MDTQQQQQQQSFIQGAKVLMVGAGGIGCELLKTLALSGFQDIHIIDMDTIEVSNLNRQFLFRRSHVGQSKSKVARDAVLRFRPHINIRSYHANVKNPEFDVDFFKQFDVVLNGLDNLDARRHVNRLCLAADVPLVESGTTGFLGQVTVHVKGKTECYECQTKPAPKTYPVCTITSTPTKFVHCIVWAKDLLFAKLFGDKNQDNDLNVRANNAASSSKETEDVFERAEDEDIDQYGRKIYDHVFGYNIEAALSNEETWKNRTRPRPIYSKEVLPESLSQQNGTTQNCSATDDDSTVSAMPLLGLKNPQELWGLTQNSLVFIEALKLFFAKRKKEIGHLTFDKDDQLAVEFVTAAANIRAESFGIPLHSLFEAKGIAGNIVHAVATTNAIVAGLIVIEAIKVLKKDADKYRMTYCLEHPSRKMLLMPVEPFEPNPACYVCSKTPLVLEINTQKSKLRDLVDKIVTAKLGMNLPLIMHGASLLYEVGDDLDDIMVANYNANLEKSLSELPSPVINGSILTVEDLQQELSCKINVKHRFFLIPFEYFFSYLRWVFIRHHPIVLKNVVLKAL comes from the exons ATGGATactcagcagcagcagcagcaacaatcCTTCATTCAA GGGGCGAAAGTGCTAATGGTTGGAGCAGGTGGGATTGGATGCGAGTTACTCAAGACTCTTGCTCTCTCTGGATTCCAAGACATTCATATC ATTGATATGGACACTATCGAAGTCAGTAACCTCAATAGGCAGTTTTTATTCCGTCGTTCTCATGTTGGGCAGTCCAAGTCTAAG GTTGCCAGAGATGCAGTCTTGAGATTTAGGCCTCACATTAACATAAGATCATACCATGCTAATGTGAAGAATCCTGAGTTCGATGTCGATTTCTTCAAGCAATTTGATGTTGTTCTGAATGGACTGGATAACTTGGACGCAAGGCGTCATGTCAATCGCCTCTGTCTTGCAGCTGATGTTCCTCTTGTAGAAAGCGGGACAACTGGCTTCTTAGGACAG GTAACTGTGCACGTGAAGGGAAAGACAGAATGCTATGAGTGCCAGACCAAACCTGCTCCAAAGACATATCCTGTCTGTACAATAACCAGCACTCCAACTAAG TTTGTGCACTGTATCGTGTGGGCAAAAGACCTGCTCTTTGCGAAGTTGTTTGGCGACAAGAATCAAGATAATGATCTTAATGTGCGTGCCAACAACGCTGCTAGCTCATCCAAAGAGACAGAAGATGTATTCGAGCGTGCAGAAGATGAAGATATTGATCAGTATGGTAGAAAGATATATGATCATGTGTTCGGTTACAACATTGAAGCGGCGTTGTCCAATGAGGAGACATGGAAAAACCGTACACGGCCTAGGCCTATATACAGTAAGGAAGTCTTGCCTGAAAGTCTGTCTCAACAAAATGGGACAACTCAGAATTGTTCTGCTACTGATGATGATTCAACGGTCTCTGCCATGCCGTTACTTGGCCTGAAGAATCCACAGGAATTGTGGGGTCTAACACAGAATTCTCTAGTGTTCATAGAAGCATTGAAGTTGTTCTTCGCCAAGAGAAAGAAG GAAATAGGACACCTTACTTTTGACAAAGATGATCAGTTAGCTGTAGAATTTGTCACTGCTGCTGCAAATATCCGCGCTGAGTCTTTTGGAATTCCTTTGCACAGTCTTTTTGAAGCCAAAGGCATCGCTGGGAACATTGTTCATGCCGTTGCTACAACTAACGCCATTGTTGCTGGTTTGATTGTTATCGAAGCTATCAAAGTGCTGAAAAAGGATGCGGACAAGTACAG AATGACATATTGCTTAGAGCACCCAAGCAGAAAGATGCTTCTTATGCCAGTGGAGCCATTTGAACCTAATCCTGCTTGCTATGTCTGTTCCAAG ACCCCATTAGTACTTGAGATCAATACTCAGAAATCAAAACTACGGGATCTAGTTGATAAAATTGTCACAGCCAAGCTTGGAATGAACCTACCGTTGATTATGCATGGGGCTTCACTTCTTTACGAAGTTGGTGATGATCTTGATGATATTATGGTTGCAAACTACAATGCTAATCTTGAAAAG TCTTTGTCGGAACTTCCTTCTCCTGTTATCAATGGAAGCATTCTCACTGTGGAAGATCTTCAGCAAGAGCTATCTTGCAAGATTAATGTCAAGCACAGGTTCTTTCTTATACCTTTCGAATACTT CTTTAGTTATCTGAGATGGGTTTTCATCAGACATCATCCTATTGTTCTCAAAAATGTAGTATTGAAAGCTTTATAG